Proteins from one Mesotoga infera genomic window:
- a CDS encoding YncE family protein — protein sequence MKRLSFISICLVIVSIASGSVVIGQRYPLGIMPSGIVKVENGYGTYYVTLVKGDSELIVFDSSFKPVTIMDTVKNDGVNDIIYRDGKLYCFGFFSGRLVIIDASGYPGRWKKIDEIPTSSRLITGAFIDGRLGILSNESEFIVLETINRTILKRYKLPVTALTIAEDSSHFYVSLFYNYNTLDRSMETQKGLMVFDIDGQLSASLDIGKRPSYISIDGERLFLISYMEESLKVIDKATLKVIRTIELGRYPNYPVIQNGKLWISITGEDRVASIDLESYEATYYDLLGKGPIKTVPHGGMIYVLETITGTLEILDETGRFVETVKLEGYPVDIVFSGRDAAVLLQEDWKTGKNTGAMLTMRLN from the coding sequence TTGAAGAGATTATCCTTTATTTCAATCTGTTTGGTGATCGTGTCTATTGCATCCGGCTCGGTAGTAATCGGTCAGAGGTACCCGCTGGGTATAATGCCCTCGGGAATCGTGAAGGTAGAAAACGGTTATGGCACTTATTACGTTACCCTGGTAAAAGGCGATTCGGAGCTGATAGTCTTCGATTCCTCTTTCAAACCGGTAACCATTATGGACACCGTTAAAAACGACGGTGTGAACGATATTATCTACAGAGATGGGAAACTGTACTGTTTTGGTTTCTTCAGCGGCAGACTCGTAATCATAGACGCTTCAGGCTACCCGGGCAGGTGGAAAAAGATAGACGAGATTCCTACTTCTAGCAGGTTAATAACCGGCGCTTTTATCGATGGAAGGCTTGGTATACTTTCGAATGAAAGTGAGTTTATAGTGCTCGAAACCATCAACAGAACGATTTTGAAGCGCTATAAGCTGCCAGTAACGGCACTGACGATAGCGGAAGATTCCAGTCACTTCTATGTCTCTCTCTTCTATAATTACAACACGCTGGACCGTTCAATGGAGACGCAAAAGGGGTTGATGGTCTTCGATATCGACGGTCAGCTTTCGGCTAGCCTGGATATCGGCAAGAGACCCTCCTACATCTCTATCGATGGGGAGAGATTGTTTCTAATCTCGTACATGGAAGAGAGTCTGAAAGTCATCGACAAAGCCACCCTTAAGGTAATAAGGACGATCGAGCTCGGAAGATATCCTAACTATCCGGTCATACAAAATGGCAAGTTATGGATCTCCATAACCGGCGAAGACAGGGTAGCGAGCATAGATCTCGAGAGTTATGAGGCCACATATTACGATCTTCTCGGTAAAGGGCCAATAAAGACCGTCCCTCACGGTGGCATGATCTATGTTCTCGAGACGATAACTGGCACTCTCGAAATACTCGACGAAACCGGCAGATTCGTTGAAACTGTAAAGCTCGAAGGATACCCGGTTGATATAGTCTTCAGTGGAAGAGACGCCGCCGTACTGCTCCAGGAAGACTGGAAAACCGGTAAGAACACAGGAGCTATGCTGACCATGAGACTCAACTGA
- a CDS encoding peptidoglycan DD-metalloendopeptidase family protein: MKKIILLVIASASLIIFTGCNSIFITRDDFLLRMDALEKKIDSLAMEQRRIVQLEDAIEELTFRFNFVQAIEPASIGYEDIEQLKYELRLIKNLLAESAIDSASSAAIVRTLYDKIDGVLGSSVQNNIVTKEIDDLNRKVQALETLNYSRYTELVERISEINSYDSSIDDTKYLELLTRLDEIESQPPVINIQETDDGRYEELMAKIEELASRSDNTEIDNAKYESLLTRLSELERTVGSSVIDRELFNELVSRIDEMDARTRSLAENVQSENSDDYVSMSTFLGEISDIRSRLGAAAYETIEPVSYISYIVKSGDNLSSIAKAYGITMDQLKEMNPEITNWNLIYKGDEIKIPLSLDNLMAKASLASHFGLNLGIEFLVDSIESNFGSYDYGYANPGIDLTVPVNSRITAFLPGKVILSERVNDLYGEMVVVDHGNNIKTVYARLGSRTVSKGDFVRVGDTIGIASEAKGNLHFEFWKSDVPVNPADIIFDNAGTFQVTMYTEWDDGKNPTSPSFKMTASGNYVKGYRTVATDPTVIPTGSIVYIPFFSSSPNKGFFVVEDTGSSIKGNKLDVYTHDFNIASNFKEELLVYVVKKP; the protein is encoded by the coding sequence GTGAAAAAGATCATCCTTCTGGTAATAGCTTCGGCGAGCCTGATTATCTTCACAGGTTGTAATTCTATTTTCATAACCCGAGATGATTTTCTTCTCAGAATGGACGCCCTGGAGAAGAAAATAGATTCTCTGGCCATGGAACAGCGGCGAATAGTGCAGCTGGAAGACGCGATCGAAGAACTTACTTTCCGTTTCAACTTCGTCCAGGCAATTGAACCGGCCTCTATAGGTTATGAAGATATAGAACAGCTCAAGTACGAACTTCGGTTAATAAAGAATCTGCTGGCGGAATCGGCAATCGATTCCGCCTCTTCAGCCGCCATAGTGAGAACGCTTTACGACAAGATAGACGGCGTTCTCGGCTCTTCGGTACAGAACAACATAGTCACCAAGGAGATCGATGATCTGAACAGGAAAGTGCAGGCCCTGGAGACTCTCAATTACTCCAGATACACCGAGCTGGTCGAGAGAATTTCCGAGATCAACAGCTACGACAGCTCCATAGACGATACCAAGTACCTGGAACTTCTGACAAGGCTCGACGAGATCGAAAGCCAGCCACCTGTGATAAATATTCAGGAAACCGACGATGGCAGGTACGAAGAACTGATGGCGAAGATCGAGGAACTGGCCTCCAGATCCGACAACACCGAGATCGACAACGCAAAATACGAATCGCTTCTCACAAGGCTGAGCGAGCTCGAAAGAACCGTGGGATCCTCCGTCATAGACAGGGAGCTTTTCAACGAGCTGGTCTCACGCATAGACGAGATGGACGCAAGGACCAGGAGTCTGGCCGAAAACGTTCAGTCTGAGAACTCGGACGACTATGTTTCTATGAGCACTTTCCTAGGCGAGATCTCCGACATAAGGAGCAGACTCGGGGCGGCGGCTTACGAAACCATAGAACCCGTCTCTTATATTTCCTATATAGTGAAATCCGGCGACAATCTCTCAAGTATCGCGAAGGCTTATGGTATAACTATGGATCAGCTGAAAGAGATGAACCCAGAAATAACCAACTGGAACCTTATATACAAGGGAGATGAGATCAAAATACCTCTCTCGCTGGACAACCTTATGGCCAAGGCCTCTCTAGCTTCACACTTTGGGCTCAATCTGGGAATCGAGTTTCTCGTCGATTCTATCGAATCCAACTTCGGAAGCTACGACTACGGCTACGCCAATCCCGGCATAGACCTCACGGTGCCGGTCAATTCGAGGATCACGGCATTCCTGCCAGGCAAGGTAATACTCTCGGAAAGGGTCAACGACCTGTACGGAGAAATGGTCGTAGTGGACCATGGGAACAATATCAAGACGGTCTATGCGCGTCTGGGAAGCAGAACCGTATCCAAAGGAGATTTTGTGAGGGTTGGCGACACGATCGGAATCGCGAGCGAAGCAAAGGGAAACCTGCACTTCGAATTCTGGAAATCCGACGTTCCAGTCAATCCGGCAGACATCATCTTCGACAACGCCGGTACCTTCCAGGTCACCATGTACACCGAATGGGACGATGGCAAGAATCCGACCTCCCCGTCTTTCAAGATGACCGCCAGCGGCAACTACGTGAAGGGTTACAGAACCGTGGCCACAGACCCGACGGTCATTCCGACCGGTTCCATAGTGTATATACCGTTCTTCTCGTCATCTCCCAACAAAGGGTTCTTCGTTGTCGAGGACACTGGAAGTTCCATTAAAGGAAACAAACTGGACGTTTACACCCATGACTTCAACATAGCCTCGAATTTCAAAGAGGAATTGCTGGTTTACGTGGTGAAGAAGCCTTGA
- a CDS encoding DUF881 domain-containing protein: MKTVLTASLVAALIVISVITIIYTVGLRNDILSSIDSIGTENLEIELKTLSTEIEKVKDKVESLYIVDYSPHILSLKEDFARLEAVIGSLTLQDSHGYSTLKESLESLEESVNELQSLVVMSEEIPEYQYKIEELAGKIELMESEFLKNVESIKGEVISRLDSIRLPEISTVPTYDATEGSGIRIRIESGFKGSSILHDSDLLVVMNELYSLKATSISLNGKRILPYTYIRCIGSTVIIDGEPTTISPIVIEVLGDYDYLVSGLGLLSEVFKGREIDMTFLPLEFITIPAGGG, encoded by the coding sequence ATGAAAACCGTCCTGACCGCTTCGCTGGTGGCCGCTCTAATTGTCATTTCGGTAATAACCATCATATACACTGTCGGCCTGAGGAACGATATCCTTTCCAGTATAGACAGTATCGGAACTGAAAATCTGGAAATCGAACTGAAGACGCTTTCCACCGAAATCGAGAAAGTCAAAGACAAGGTCGAATCTCTCTATATCGTGGATTACAGCCCGCACATACTCTCTCTCAAGGAGGATTTTGCAAGACTCGAAGCGGTCATCGGCAGTCTCACACTTCAAGATTCTCACGGATACTCGACGCTGAAAGAATCACTGGAAAGTCTCGAAGAGTCCGTGAATGAATTGCAATCGCTTGTGGTTATGAGTGAAGAAATCCCGGAATATCAATATAAAATAGAGGAACTAGCGGGGAAGATAGAGCTCATGGAGTCGGAATTCCTAAAGAACGTCGAGTCGATTAAGGGAGAAGTGATTTCCAGACTGGATTCCATAAGACTCCCGGAAATTTCAACTGTACCTACGTACGACGCGACAGAGGGCAGCGGTATAAGGATCAGGATCGAGTCGGGCTTCAAGGGGAGCAGCATACTACACGACAGCGATCTTCTGGTAGTGATGAACGAACTGTACTCGCTCAAGGCAACGAGCATCTCCTTGAACGGAAAGAGAATTTTGCCTTATACTTATATAAGATGTATAGGTTCAACTGTTATAATCGATGGTGAACCTACAACTATTTCACCCATCGTGATAGAGGTTCTGGGTGATTACGATTATCTGGTATCCGGTCTGGGCCTTTTGAGCGAGGTTTTCAAGGGGAGAGAGATTGATATGACTTTCTTGCCCCTCGAGTTCATAACCATTCCCGCGGGAGGGGGTTGA
- a CDS encoding HU family DNA-binding protein, with translation MNKKELIAEIAERTGVTKKDAGKTLDTVIEIVEKTLSKGEVVRLVGFGTFMVASRKARKGVNPRTKKPITIPGGKVPKFVPGKELKEKVK, from the coding sequence ATGAACAAAAAGGAACTCATCGCTGAAATCGCAGAGAGAACAGGCGTAACCAAAAAAGATGCCGGCAAGACCCTGGACACCGTAATCGAAATAGTCGAAAAGACCCTGTCCAAGGGCGAAGTTGTCAGACTCGTAGGTTTCGGTACATTCATGGTGGCTTCCAGAAAGGCAAGAAAGGGAGTCAACCCGAGAACGAAGAAACCCATCACCATCCCCGGCGGAAAGGTACCGAAGTTTGTACCTGGCAAGGAACTGAAAGAAAAGGTAAAATAG
- a CDS encoding ABC transporter substrate-binding protein: protein MKIFLVATLLIFSTLLSATVNFINPVGPTLVPIAQLLSSNVPEEVPGLEINFWRSVDEAISLIVGKKAQISLLPVTIGAKLASSGIDIKLVAVSMWNGFYFITIEKAISSVEDLVGMEVFTLHAPGQTADIILKGAIEKSALKIGKDIKIAYVGGAEAVQLLASGKTRAILVPEPFATLAMTKVEKAVRSMPIEELWASFNEERINIPTSGLFVSGDLDRSVVEAFLMLYGQSMSLSLADRVGTASVVSEKMGGFPIPVLEKAIDTAGFRFADSQEARREVTIYLRKLFELDPELTGEVNLDGFFF from the coding sequence GTGAAGATATTTTTGGTAGCTACTCTTTTGATTTTTTCGACTCTTTTGTCGGCCACAGTAAACTTCATAAACCCGGTTGGACCGACACTGGTTCCGATCGCCCAGCTTCTATCTTCAAACGTTCCGGAGGAAGTTCCCGGTCTCGAGATAAATTTCTGGCGTTCGGTTGACGAAGCCATTTCACTTATCGTCGGCAAAAAGGCTCAGATTAGCCTTCTTCCTGTAACTATCGGAGCGAAACTGGCCTCTAGCGGTATAGATATCAAGCTGGTTGCGGTCAGTATGTGGAACGGTTTTTACTTCATAACCATAGAAAAGGCGATTTCCAGTGTCGAAGATCTTGTGGGTATGGAGGTTTTCACGCTTCATGCCCCCGGGCAGACGGCCGATATCATCCTGAAAGGAGCCATTGAGAAGAGCGCCCTCAAGATCGGGAAAGACATAAAGATCGCCTATGTCGGCGGTGCCGAGGCCGTCCAGCTTCTGGCCTCCGGTAAGACCAGAGCTATACTGGTTCCCGAACCCTTTGCGACTCTCGCGATGACGAAGGTAGAAAAAGCCGTTAGATCGATGCCAATCGAAGAACTATGGGCCTCCTTCAACGAAGAGAGGATCAACATCCCAACCTCGGGGCTTTTCGTCAGCGGCGATCTTGATAGAAGTGTCGTAGAAGCGTTCTTGATGCTCTACGGTCAATCGATGAGCCTCTCTCTGGCAGATCGAGTGGGAACCGCTTCGGTCGTTTCGGAAAAGATGGGTGGCTTTCCGATCCCGGTACTGGAGAAGGCGATAGATACGGCCGGTTTCAGATTCGCAGATTCGCAGGAAGCGAGGAGAGAAGTCACGATTTATCTGAGAAAGCTCTTTGAGCTAGATCCAGAGTTAACAGGTGAAGTGAATCTAGATGGGTTCTTCTTCTAG
- a CDS encoding ABC transporter permease — MSIFILILVWFVSAEIVSSDLLLPGPVETFGGLWKIVTSIDGWETILETCVKAFTGLFIALGMALVSGFVMGLVEIVYELLKPVVTVLQSIPIVSWLALAIFWWGVGFRSPVYIVFLTLFPIFTINIAEGVRNVDKKLVEMAKIYRLPKRVVLTKIYFSSAFPFIVSSMRIGIGIMWKSVAVAEFMVGTSGIGRVIADSKYSINIVRVFAYTLVLVVLGIVTEKALDFIIKKGNRYALKN, encoded by the coding sequence TTGTCTATATTCATATTGATACTCGTATGGTTTGTGTCGGCGGAGATAGTTTCAAGCGACCTTCTTCTTCCCGGGCCCGTCGAGACTTTTGGGGGTCTCTGGAAAATCGTTACCAGCATCGATGGCTGGGAAACGATACTTGAAACGTGCGTCAAAGCCTTCACTGGGCTTTTCATAGCTCTGGGAATGGCGCTGGTAAGCGGTTTCGTCATGGGCCTTGTCGAGATCGTTTACGAGCTACTAAAGCCAGTTGTGACCGTTCTCCAGTCTATACCCATAGTCTCCTGGCTTGCACTTGCCATATTCTGGTGGGGAGTGGGGTTCAGGTCGCCGGTTTACATCGTCTTCCTGACCCTGTTCCCCATATTCACCATAAACATCGCGGAGGGTGTAAGGAACGTTGACAAGAAACTGGTAGAAATGGCGAAGATCTACAGATTGCCAAAAAGGGTCGTTCTGACAAAAATCTACTTCTCTTCGGCCTTTCCTTTCATAGTATCTTCGATGAGGATTGGCATAGGCATCATGTGGAAGTCCGTTGCCGTTGCCGAGTTCATGGTTGGAACGTCCGGGATCGGAAGAGTCATAGCCGACTCGAAGTATTCCATAAATATCGTGAGGGTTTTCGCCTATACGCTTGTGCTTGTTGTGCTGGGTATAGTTACCGAAAAGGCTCTCGATTTCATAATAAAGAAGGGTAACCGCTATGCTCTTAAAAATTGA